A region of Penaeus chinensis breed Huanghai No. 1 chromosome 38, ASM1920278v2, whole genome shotgun sequence DNA encodes the following proteins:
- the LOC125046219 gene encoding ras-associated and pleckstrin homology domains-containing protein 1-like isoform X6: MVQGKSSVVLKLKSAGIIPVKEHRGDPLTWLVVDDDEDLSDHGTDTYSQSLPSTHESEHEQFDQASPTQPSVGHGGNENHARVYISCTGKVGLGCSICKGPAEKPGIFVQSVRGGGVARNAGLRPGDQIIACNDVSFTHLEFAEAVYVLKSSPRLVLDVIRGAGLELVAGESSGYNSSASSVAGDQTPPSSSSSEPRDSDHSVTNRLSAVSRHLTLDRSRGWREIESEWAEAEAQEKRRVLQTNQRTLKTRAQRDANHRIGSSLSSRSLGNLSAALREEEDEEQRTAFRDGPTSQAHPSPARGLLTPTHAHYKPALRSTRSSSDVTDDTSHKIALVTSADPHVNNIVVTTGPKNERDAVSRLDQLSNPSASSRTSTLSSGSSQVTVRSSCGSGGSPTVGKAVSRESLVEQQLRELREEQRRLQEEANRLAQERRKFEEEKRRGVERTQSAPLAPLVITCSGQALLPHQQPPPSPTSSIASGRHTTRVLIKSPPPPPPPRKNTTSLSSRSSFHPQQQQVSPPASPAHSSSSSSGVGSSCGSSAAPRRCKSIGSLSASSGESAVWEDSLIPTHPTLVNTHSGFRSSMPPPTPPKPPAHSAAPMSSTNSPYTLGGVPPPPPPPPPQPTSTAKPSLAAALSKELERRSAQEAQSGASEDSKAQVIQEKIDAFKKEKVKSGLGGHNSAQHDKLMQEFKIAHKKMFVSKENLRDISSEEDKEKKETKPEAKPVNHVKVTETPLVQREFTSKIISNSTINKTPLRAMNNVSKTPSLMNGLTTPAKTNFLIRDANSNVNGKTPIANTYSPNVKTSLPSSSPSTNQVSPSSIPLPPPPPPPPPLHHHRSQPPIVPAKPNPKTSVNSPHTQPMSASTSSHSISRPKSMAMSNSGLGHSPHQSRSPASGVPPPPPPMPGMCTLLPPAQQTEQLGGIIKNQSTSAVSTPTKSPLRPHGGVVLDEFRPGEKNSLSVKPPNTYFDAGKQTPGKPLVSIGAYPSPNHRPPPVKMDFLPSASANGEQIAGAAKTSHTPVKVKLQSELESTLSRSNLRQRFAAQELPPDPPSEASGTKQESTSAGYTTTTITNNNTSPSASLSSKYRTLGQDAPSVTIMKGGSGKENEAPDSPPTGILKASGPSSIRPLQKSISFGDVTTVGEDDPRT, from the exons ATGGTGCAGGGCAAGTCCTCCGTTGTGCTGAAGCTCAAGAGCGCCGGAATCATCCCAGTCAAAGA ACACCGCGGAGACCCCCTGACGTGGCTGGTGGTTGACGACGACGAGGACCTGTCAGACCACGGCACGGACACGTACAGCCAATCCCTGCCCTCAACCCACGAGAGTGAGCACGAGCAGTTCGACCAGGCGTCCCCCACGCAGCCCAGCGTCGGCCATGGGGGCAACGAGAACCACGCACGAGTCTATATCTCTTGCACGGGGAAGGTCGGCCTCGGGTGCAG CATCTGCAAGGGCCCGGCGGAAAAGCCAGGGATCTTCGTGCAGAGCGTTCGTGGCGGGGGCGTCGCGAGGAATGCAGGTCTCCGGCCGGGGGACCAGATCATCGCCTGTAATGATGTTAGCTTCACACACTTGGAATTTGCCGAG GCGGTCTACGTGCTGAAGTCTTCGCCGCGCCTCGTGCTCGACGTCATCCGCGGCGCCGGACTCGAGCTCGTGGCGGGAGAGTCCTCGGGTTACAATTCCTCGGCCTCGTCAGTAGCGGGTGACCAGACgccgccgtcctcctcctcctcggagcCCAGGGATTCGGACCACAGCGTCACCAACAG ACTAAGTGCCGTGAGCCGCCACCTGACCCTCGACCGGTCCCGGGGCTGGAGGGAGATCGAGTCCGAGTGGGCCGAGGCCGAGGCGCAGGAGAAGCGCCGGGTGCTGCAGACGAACCAGCGGACGCTCAAGACACGCGCGCAG CGTGACGCCAACCACCGTATCGGCAGCTCCTTGAGCAGCAGATCTCTCGGCAACCTGAGTGCAGCcctaagggaagaggaggatgaggagcagCGTACCGCCTTCAGAGACGGCCCTACTTCACAGGCCCACCCTTCGCCCGCCCGCGGCCTCctcacgcccacccacgcccactacAAACCCGCCCTAAGGAGCACCCGGTCCAGCAGTGACGTAACGGATGACACGAGCCACAAGATCGCCCTGGTGACATCAGCGGATCCGCATGTGAATAACATCGTGGTGACGACGGGCCCCAAGAACGAGCGGGACGCCGTCTCGCGCCTGGACCAGCTCTCCAACCCGTCGGCGAGCAGCAGG ACGTCGACCTTGAGCAGTGGTTCATCCCAGGTGACAGTGCGGTCCTCCTGCGGTAGTGGTGGGTCGCCCACAGTGGGCAAAGCGGTGTCCAGGGAGTCTCTGGTGGAGCAGCAGTTGAGGGAGCTACGGGAGGAACAGCGCCGCCTGCAGGAAGAAGCTAACAGGCTGgcacaagagagaagaaaatttgaG GAGGAGAAGCGACGTGGGGTAGAGCGTACCCAGAGTGCCCCGTTGGCCCCCCTTGTGATCACCTGCTCGGGGCAGGCCCTTCTCCCTCACCAACAGCCGCCCCCCAGTCCAACATCGTCCATCGCCAGTGGGCGTCACACAACGCGGGTGTTAATCAagtccccaccaccccctccaccacctcgcAAAAATACAACCTCGCTATCCTCCcgtagcagtttccatcctcagcAACAGCAGGTTTCTCCCCCTGCTTCTCCAGCtcacagcagtagcagtagcagtggagTTGGGTCATCTTGTGGCTCCTCCGCTGCTCCAAGGCGGTGCAAAAGCATTGGGTCCTTGTCTGCTAGTAGTGGTGAGAGTGCAGTGTGGGAAGACTCGCTCATTCCCACTCATCCCACCCTCGTCAATACACATTCAGGATTTCGGTCTTCCatgcctcctcctactcctccaaaaCCTCCTGCACATTCAGCAGCACCCATGAGTAGCACAAATAGCCCCTATACCTTAGGAGGagttccccctccaccaccacccccacctcctcaacCTACCTCGACCGCCAAACCTAGTTTAGCAGCAGCCCTTAGTAAGGAATTGGAGCGACGCAGTGCCCAA GAGGCACAGTCAGGTGCAAGTGAAGATTCAAAAGCTCAAGTTATTCAGGAAAAAATTGATGCatttaagaaagagaaagtgaagagtgGGCTTGGAGGACACAATAGTGCTCAGCATGACAAG CTGATGCAGGAATTTAAAATTGCTCACAAGAAAATGTTTGTTAGCAAAGAGAACTTGAGGGACATTTCTagtgaggaagataaggaaaagaaagagacaaaacctGAAGCAAAACCAGTCAACCATGTAAAAGTCACCGAGACGCCCCTAGTCCAGAGGGAGTTCACCTCAAAAATCATCAGCAACAGCACCATCAACAAGACGCCCCTCAGAGCAATGAACAACGTCTCAAAAACACCGAGCTTGATGAATGGCCTAACAACTCCTGCCAAGACCAACTTTCTTATAAGAGATGCAAACAGCAATGTCAATGGCAAGACTCCCATTGCAAATACATACAGCCCCAACGTTAAAACAAGCCTGCCATCCTCATCTCCATCAACAAACCAGGTATCCCCTTCCTCTAtacctttgcctccccctcctcccccacctcctcctctccaccaccacAGGTCTCAACCTCCCATCGTCCCTGCCAAACCCAACCCCAAAACAAGTGTAAATAGTCCTCACACTCAACCTATGTCTGCCTCTACCTCCAGTCACAGTATTTCTAGGCCTAAATCTATGGCCATGTCAAACTCTGGCCTCGGCCACTCTCCTCATCAGTCCCGTTCACCAGCGTCAGGAgtcccgccccccccgcccccaatgCCTGGGATGTGCACCCTGCTTCCCCCTGCT CAGCAGACTGAGCAGCTCGGAGGCATCATCAAAAACCAGTCAACTTCAGCAGTCTCAACACCCACGAAGTCTCCACTACGTCCTCACGGAGGAGTTGTGTTAGATGAGTTCAGACCAGGAGAAAAAAACTCCTTATCAGTGAAGCCACCAAACACCTACTTTGACGCAGGAAAGCAAACCCCTGGCAAACCTCTTGTCTCAATTGGTGCATATCCATCACCCAACCACAGACCGCCACCAGTCAAAATGGACTTCCTCCCCTCGGCCAGTGCCAATGGGGAACAGATTGCAGGTGCAGCTAAGACTTCCCACACCCCTGTGAAGGTAAAGCTACAAAGTGAACTCGAATCTACCCTGAGTCGCTCAAATCTCCGTCAGCGTTTCGCCGCTCAGGAACTCCCCCCAGATCCTCCATCAGAAGCTTCAGGTACTAAGCAAGAATCCACGTCCGCAGGCTACACCACAACTACCATtaccaataacaacaccagtcCCAGTGCTTCATTATCAAGTAAATATCGGACATTAGGCCAGGATGCTCCTTCTGTAACCATAATGAAAG GTGGTAGCGGAAAGGAAAATGAGGCCCCAGACTCCCCTCCTACAGGTATCCTGAAGGCTTCTGGCCCATCTTCCATCAGGCCCCTCCAGAAGTCCATATCATTCGGTGATGT AACAACAGTAGGTGAGGACGACCCACGGACGTAG
- the LOC125046219 gene encoding harmonin-like isoform X5, which produces MRDGGLMGIGEPLEASRGHAFATHAPSISSAASTMGGGRVRFVRLIRRPGESYGFSLRGGREHGTGFFISHVEVGSEAYMQGLRAGDQLLRVNNLSVERAVHHEVTAMVQGKSSVVLKLKSAGIIPVKEHRGDPLTWLVVDDDEDLSDHGTDTYSQSLPSTHESEHEQFDQASPTQPSVGHGGNENHARVYISCTGKVGLGCSICKGPAEKPGIFVQSVRGGGVARNAGLRPGDQIIACNDVSFTHLEFAEAVYVLKSSPRLVLDVIRGAGLELVAGESSGYNSSASSVAGDQTPPSSSSSEPRDSDHSVTNRLSAVSRHLTLDRSRGWREIESEWAEAEAQEKRRVLQTNQRTLKTRAQRDANHRIGSSLSSRSLGNLSAALREEEDEEQRTAFRDGPTSQAHPSPARGLLTPTHAHYKPALRSTRSSSDVTDDTSHKIALVTSADPHVNNIVVTTGPKNERDAVSRLDQLSNPSASSRTSTLSSGSSQVTVRSSCGSGGSPTVGKAVSRESLVEQQLRELREEQRRLQEEANRLAQERRKFEEEKRRGVERTQSAPLAPLVITCSGQALLPHQQPPPSPTSSIASGRHTTRVLIKSPPPPPPPRKNTTSLSSRSSFHPQQQQVSPPASPAHSSSSSSGVGSSCGSSAAPRRCKSIGSLSASSGESAVWEDSLIPTHPTLVNTHSGFRSSMPPPTPPKPPAHSAAPMSSTNSPYTLGGVPPPPPPPPPQPTSTAKPSLAAALSKELERRSAQEAQSGASEDSKAQVIQEKIDAFKKEKVKSGLGGHNSAQHDKLMQEFKIAHKKMFVSKENLRDISSEEDKEKKETKPEAKPVNHVKVTETPLVQREFTSKIISNSTINKTPLRAMNNVSKTPSLMNGLTTPAKTNFLIRDANSNVNGKTPIANTYSPNVKTSLPSSSPSTNQQTEQLGGIIKNQSTSAVSTPTKSPLRPHGGVVLDEFRPGEKNSLSVKPPNTYFDAGKQTPGKPLVSIGAYPSPNHRPPPVKMDFLPSASANGEQIAGAAKTSHTPVKVKLQSELESTLSRSNLRQRFAAQELPPDPPSEASGTKQESTSAGYTTTTITNNNTSPSASLSSKYRTLGQDAPSVTIMKGGSGKENEAPDSPPTGILKASGPSSIRPLQKSISFGDVTTVGEDDPRT; this is translated from the exons ATGCGCGACGGAGGACTCATGGGCATCGGCGAGCCCCTGGAGGCGTCCCGCGGCCACGCCTTCGCCACCCACGCGCCCTCCATCTCCTCGGCCGCCTCCACCATGGGCGGCGGCCGAGTGAGGTTCGTGAGGCTCATCAGGAGGCCGGGCGAGTCCTACGGGTTCAGCCTGAGGGGCGGCCGGGAGCACGGCACCGGCTTCTTCATCTCCCACGTCGAGGTCGGCTCCGAGGCCTACATGCAGGGCCTGAGG GCCGGCGACCAGCTTCTGCGCGTTAACAACCTGAGCGTGGAGCGAGCTGTGCATCACGAGGTCACGGCGATGGTGCAGGGCAAGTCCTCCGTTGTGCTGAAGCTCAAGAGCGCCGGAATCATCCCAGTCAAAGA ACACCGCGGAGACCCCCTGACGTGGCTGGTGGTTGACGACGACGAGGACCTGTCAGACCACGGCACGGACACGTACAGCCAATCCCTGCCCTCAACCCACGAGAGTGAGCACGAGCAGTTCGACCAGGCGTCCCCCACGCAGCCCAGCGTCGGCCATGGGGGCAACGAGAACCACGCACGAGTCTATATCTCTTGCACGGGGAAGGTCGGCCTCGGGTGCAG CATCTGCAAGGGCCCGGCGGAAAAGCCAGGGATCTTCGTGCAGAGCGTTCGTGGCGGGGGCGTCGCGAGGAATGCAGGTCTCCGGCCGGGGGACCAGATCATCGCCTGTAATGATGTTAGCTTCACACACTTGGAATTTGCCGAG GCGGTCTACGTGCTGAAGTCTTCGCCGCGCCTCGTGCTCGACGTCATCCGCGGCGCCGGACTCGAGCTCGTGGCGGGAGAGTCCTCGGGTTACAATTCCTCGGCCTCGTCAGTAGCGGGTGACCAGACgccgccgtcctcctcctcctcggagcCCAGGGATTCGGACCACAGCGTCACCAACAG ACTAAGTGCCGTGAGCCGCCACCTGACCCTCGACCGGTCCCGGGGCTGGAGGGAGATCGAGTCCGAGTGGGCCGAGGCCGAGGCGCAGGAGAAGCGCCGGGTGCTGCAGACGAACCAGCGGACGCTCAAGACACGCGCGCAG CGTGACGCCAACCACCGTATCGGCAGCTCCTTGAGCAGCAGATCTCTCGGCAACCTGAGTGCAGCcctaagggaagaggaggatgaggagcagCGTACCGCCTTCAGAGACGGCCCTACTTCACAGGCCCACCCTTCGCCCGCCCGCGGCCTCctcacgcccacccacgcccactacAAACCCGCCCTAAGGAGCACCCGGTCCAGCAGTGACGTAACGGATGACACGAGCCACAAGATCGCCCTGGTGACATCAGCGGATCCGCATGTGAATAACATCGTGGTGACGACGGGCCCCAAGAACGAGCGGGACGCCGTCTCGCGCCTGGACCAGCTCTCCAACCCGTCGGCGAGCAGCAGG ACGTCGACCTTGAGCAGTGGTTCATCCCAGGTGACAGTGCGGTCCTCCTGCGGTAGTGGTGGGTCGCCCACAGTGGGCAAAGCGGTGTCCAGGGAGTCTCTGGTGGAGCAGCAGTTGAGGGAGCTACGGGAGGAACAGCGCCGCCTGCAGGAAGAAGCTAACAGGCTGgcacaagagagaagaaaatttgaG GAGGAGAAGCGACGTGGGGTAGAGCGTACCCAGAGTGCCCCGTTGGCCCCCCTTGTGATCACCTGCTCGGGGCAGGCCCTTCTCCCTCACCAACAGCCGCCCCCCAGTCCAACATCGTCCATCGCCAGTGGGCGTCACACAACGCGGGTGTTAATCAagtccccaccaccccctccaccacctcgcAAAAATACAACCTCGCTATCCTCCcgtagcagtttccatcctcagcAACAGCAGGTTTCTCCCCCTGCTTCTCCAGCtcacagcagtagcagtagcagtggagTTGGGTCATCTTGTGGCTCCTCCGCTGCTCCAAGGCGGTGCAAAAGCATTGGGTCCTTGTCTGCTAGTAGTGGTGAGAGTGCAGTGTGGGAAGACTCGCTCATTCCCACTCATCCCACCCTCGTCAATACACATTCAGGATTTCGGTCTTCCatgcctcctcctactcctccaaaaCCTCCTGCACATTCAGCAGCACCCATGAGTAGCACAAATAGCCCCTATACCTTAGGAGGagttccccctccaccaccacccccacctcctcaacCTACCTCGACCGCCAAACCTAGTTTAGCAGCAGCCCTTAGTAAGGAATTGGAGCGACGCAGTGCCCAA GAGGCACAGTCAGGTGCAAGTGAAGATTCAAAAGCTCAAGTTATTCAGGAAAAAATTGATGCatttaagaaagagaaagtgaagagtgGGCTTGGAGGACACAATAGTGCTCAGCATGACAAG CTGATGCAGGAATTTAAAATTGCTCACAAGAAAATGTTTGTTAGCAAAGAGAACTTGAGGGACATTTCTagtgaggaagataaggaaaagaaagagacaaaacctGAAGCAAAACCAGTCAACCATGTAAAAGTCACCGAGACGCCCCTAGTCCAGAGGGAGTTCACCTCAAAAATCATCAGCAACAGCACCATCAACAAGACGCCCCTCAGAGCAATGAACAACGTCTCAAAAACACCGAGCTTGATGAATGGCCTAACAACTCCTGCCAAGACCAACTTTCTTATAAGAGATGCAAACAGCAATGTCAATGGCAAGACTCCCATTGCAAATACATACAGCCCCAACGTTAAAACAAGCCTGCCATCCTCATCTCCATCAACAAACCAG CAGACTGAGCAGCTCGGAGGCATCATCAAAAACCAGTCAACTTCAGCAGTCTCAACACCCACGAAGTCTCCACTACGTCCTCACGGAGGAGTTGTGTTAGATGAGTTCAGACCAGGAGAAAAAAACTCCTTATCAGTGAAGCCACCAAACACCTACTTTGACGCAGGAAAGCAAACCCCTGGCAAACCTCTTGTCTCAATTGGTGCATATCCATCACCCAACCACAGACCGCCACCAGTCAAAATGGACTTCCTCCCCTCGGCCAGTGCCAATGGGGAACAGATTGCAGGTGCAGCTAAGACTTCCCACACCCCTGTGAAGGTAAAGCTACAAAGTGAACTCGAATCTACCCTGAGTCGCTCAAATCTCCGTCAGCGTTTCGCCGCTCAGGAACTCCCCCCAGATCCTCCATCAGAAGCTTCAGGTACTAAGCAAGAATCCACGTCCGCAGGCTACACCACAACTACCATtaccaataacaacaccagtcCCAGTGCTTCATTATCAAGTAAATATCGGACATTAGGCCAGGATGCTCCTTCTGTAACCATAATGAAAG GTGGTAGCGGAAAGGAAAATGAGGCCCCAGACTCCCCTCCTACAGGTATCCTGAAGGCTTCTGGCCCATCTTCCATCAGGCCCCTCCAGAAGTCCATATCATTCGGTGATGT AACAACAGTAGGTGAGGACGACCCACGGACGTAG